The following is a genomic window from Parabacteroides johnsonii DSM 18315.
CCTGTTGAAACCGTCTACCCCAATCTCCTATCAGGAAGGTGATACGGAAATGGAACAGACCGCCCGTTTCCTTGCCTCCTATATCAAAGAGGCTACGGGATATGAACCGAAAGTTATCGCCGGAAACGCAGACAGAGGCATTCATCTGTCGATCGCTTCCGACATCCAGCATCCGGAAGGCTACCGTCTGCTGGTCAGCGAGAACGGCATCGAGATCGCCGGAGCATCCAACGCCGGCATTTTCTATGGCGTACAGACCTTGCGCAAGTCTATCCCCGCCGTAGCCGTAGGAATGGATGTCGAACTTCCTTCCATCTGCATCAACGACTATCCGCGTTTCCCCTATCGCGGTATGCACCTCGATGTTTCCCGCCATTTCTTCCCGACCGACTCGGTCAAGAAGTTCATCGATATGCTCGCCTTGCACAACATGAACCGTTTCCACTGGCACCTGACAGACGACCAGGGATGGCGCATCGAGATCAAGAAATATCCGGAACTGACCAAGATCGGGGCGCAACGCAAAGAAACCGTCATCGGCCGTAACTCCGGCAAATATGACGGTAAACCGTATGGCGAAGGTATGTTCTACACGCAAGATGAAATCCGCGACGTGATTGCTTACGCTCAAGAACGCTTCATTACGATCATCCCCGAAATAGACCTTCCGGGACACCAGCTGGCTGCCATCACGACCTACCCTGAATTAGGTTGTACTGGCGGACCGTATGAAGTATGGACACAGTGGGGGGTTTCCGACGACGTGATCTGTGCCGGTAATGAAAAAGCCATGACCTTCCTTGAAGACGTGCTTGGCGAGGTGATCGACCTTTTCCCGTCCGAATATATCCACGTAGGCGGTGACGAATGCCCGAAAGTGCGTTGGAAGAGTTGTCCGAAATGCCAGGCACGCATCAAGGCGGAAGGCATCAAAGGAGACAGCAAGCATACGGCCGAAGAATACCTGCAAAGCTATGTCATTTCACGTATGGAGAAATTCGTCGAAAGCAAAGGACGCCATATCATCGGTTGGGACGAAATCCTGGAAGGCGGACTGGCTCCGAACGCAACGGTGATGAGCTGGCGCGGAGTAGACGGAGGTATCGAAGCTGCCAAACAAAAACATAATGTGATTATGACACCTAACTCTTACCTGTATTTCGACTACTATCAGTCAACCGACACAGAACACGACCCGCTTGCCATCGGTGGTTACCTGCCGTTGGAACGCGTCTATTCATTCGAACCGACTGCCGGAATCCCGGAAGAGTACCAGAAATATGTAACCGGTGTGCAGGCAAACCTTTGGACAGAATATATCCCGACATTCAGCCAGGTCGAATATATGGTATTGCCGCGTATGGATGCATTGGCAGAAGTGCAATGGACAAACGCTCCGAAGGATTTCAAAGCGTTCCTGCCGCGCTTGGTTCGTATGACCGAACTTTACGACCGCTTAGGTTACAACTACGCCAAACATATCTTCGACATTCGCGCCTCTTTCGCTACCGACGGTGACAAAGGTGAAATCGTCGTGACACTCGAAACCGAAGGTACCGCCGATATCCATTATACGCTTGACGGCAGCGAACCGACAGCAACCAGCCCGAAATACGAAGCCCCTCTCCGCATCAAGCAAAATGCAGAAGTTAAAGCCGTAGCTGTCCGCCCGACTGGAAACAGCCGCATCTTCTCTGAAAAGATCGACTTCAACAAGGCGACGGCTAAGCCGGTCACATTGAAAGTAGCTCCCAGCAGAGGGTATAACTTCAACGGAGGCCCGGAACTGACCGATGGTCTGAGCGGCAACGACAACTACAAGACCGGACGCTGGTTAGGATTCCAAGGCAAGGATTTGGACGCCGTTATCGACCTGAAAGAACCGACTGAATTCAGCAAAGTCTCTTTCAACAC
Proteins encoded in this region:
- a CDS encoding glycoside hydrolase family 20 protein, yielding MNKLTKYACILTALAGAVACSDGKKAQGDYAVIPLPQEITQGGNTPFLLKPSTPISYQEGDTEMEQTARFLASYIKEATGYEPKVIAGNADRGIHLSIASDIQHPEGYRLLVSENGIEIAGASNAGIFYGVQTLRKSIPAVAVGMDVELPSICINDYPRFPYRGMHLDVSRHFFPTDSVKKFIDMLALHNMNRFHWHLTDDQGWRIEIKKYPELTKIGAQRKETVIGRNSGKYDGKPYGEGMFYTQDEIRDVIAYAQERFITIIPEIDLPGHQLAAITTYPELGCTGGPYEVWTQWGVSDDVICAGNEKAMTFLEDVLGEVIDLFPSEYIHVGGDECPKVRWKSCPKCQARIKAEGIKGDSKHTAEEYLQSYVISRMEKFVESKGRHIIGWDEILEGGLAPNATVMSWRGVDGGIEAAKQKHNVIMTPNSYLYFDYYQSTDTEHDPLAIGGYLPLERVYSFEPTAGIPEEYQKYVTGVQANLWTEYIPTFSQVEYMVLPRMDALAEVQWTNAPKDFKAFLPRLVRMTELYDRLGYNYAKHIFDIRASFATDGDKGEIVVTLETEGTADIHYTLDGSEPTATSPKYEAPLRIKQNAEVKAVAVRPTGNSRIFSEKIDFNKATAKPVTLKVAPSRGYNFNGGPELTDGLSGNDNYKTGRWLGFQGKDLDAVIDLKEPTEFSKVSFNTNVVKGDWIMGAAGVTVKVSDDGQNFKEVASKTIPSLGKNDKDGLYPQEISFSPVKARYVEVIIKSDKLPSWHGGAGNPAFLFVDEINLQ